GAGTTAATTAATTAATTGTTCGAAGCTTATTTTATTGACCAACCTTCTATCGCTAGAAGAAGTAGTCAAGACCCAACCGCAAGGTTGATAAGGTTAAGTGAATAAGGGCGCACGGTGGATGCCTTGGCATTAGGAGCCGATGAAGGACGGGACTAACACCGATATGCTTTGGGGAGCTGTAAGTGAGCTATGATCCAGAGATTTCCGAATGGGGGAACCCAACATCTTTTATAGGATGTTACTTTCCAGTGAATACATAGCTGGTTAGAGGTAGACGCAGAGAACTGAAACATCTAAGTACCTGCAGGAAGAGAAAGAAAATTCGATTCCCTGAGTAGCGGCGAGCGAAACGGGAAGAGCCCAAACCAACAAGCTTGCTTGTTGGGGTTGTAGGACTCCGATATGGTAGTCTGTCAGGATAGTCGAAGGACTTGGAAAGGTCCGCCAAAGTGGGTAATAGCCCCGTAGACGAAATTGTGACAGCACCTAGGAGGATCCTGAGTACGGCGGAACACGAGAAATTCCGTCGGAATCCGCGGGGACCATCCCGCAAGGCTAAATACTCCCTAATGACCGATAGTGAACCAGTACCGTGAGGGAAAGGTGAAAAGCACCCCGGAAGGGGAGTGAAATAGATCCTGAAACCGTGTGCCTACAACAAGTTCGAGCCCGTTAATGGGTGAGAGCGTGCCTTTTGTAGAATGAACCGGCGAGTTACGATTGCATGCGAGGTTAAGGTGAAGAGCCGGAGCCGCAGCGAAAGCGAGTCTGAATAGGGCGAATGAGTATGTAGTCGTAGACCCGAAACCATGTGATCTACCCATGGCCAGGTTGAAGGTGTGGTAAAACGCACTGGAGGACCGAACCCACGTACGTTGAAAAGTGCGGGGATGAGCTGTGGGTAGCGGAGAAATTCCAAACGAACTTGGAGATAGCTGGTTCTCTCCGAAATAGCTTTAGGGCTAGCGTCGAAGTTGAGAATGATGGAGGTAGAGCACTGTTTGGACTAGGGGCCCATCTCGGGTTACCGAATTCAGATAAACTCCGAATGCCATTCATTCATATTCGGCAGTCAGACTGCGAGTGATAAGATCCGTAGTCGAAAGGGAAACAGCCCAGACCACCAGCTAAGGTCCCAAAATAACTATTAAGTGGAAAAGGATGTGGGGTTGCACAGACAACTAGGATGTTGGCTCAGAAGCAGCCACCATTTAAAGAGTGCGTAATAGCTCACTAGTCGAGTGACCCTGCGCCGAAAATGTACCGGGGCTAAATAGTTTACCGAAGCTGTGGATCACACCTCTGGTGTGATGGTAGGAGAGCGTTCTAAGGGCGTTGAAGGTCGATCGTGAGGACGGCTGGAGCGCTTAGAAGTGAGAATGCCGGTATGAGTAGCGAAAGACGGGTGAGAATCCCGTCCACCGTATGACTAAGGTTTCCTGGGGAAGGCTCGTCCGCCCAGGGTTAGTCGGGACCTAAGCCGAGGCCGATAGGCGTAGGCGATGGACAACAGGTTGATATTCCTGTACCAGTTGTTTTTGTTTGAGCAATGGAGGGACGCAGGAGGCTAAGGAATGCATGCGACTGGAAGTGCATGTCCAAGCAGTAAGTCTTGAGTAGAGTCAAATGCTTTACTCTGTACGGACAAGCTGTGATGGGGAGGGAAATAATAGTACCGAAGTTCCTGATGTCACACTGTCAAGAAAAGCTTCTAGTGAGAAAACAACTGCCCGTACCGTAAACCGACACAGGTAGTCGAGGAGAGTATCCTAAGGTGAGCGAGCGAACTCTCGTTAAGGAACTCGGCAAAATGACCCCGTAACTTCGGGAGAAGGGGTGCTGACTTCGGTCAGCCGCAGTGAATAGGCCCAAGCGACTGTTTATCAAAAACACAGGTCTCTGCAAAATCGAAAGATGAAGTATAGGGGCTGACGCCTGCCCGGTGCTGGAAGGTTAAGAGGATGGGTTAGCTTCGGCGAAGCTCAGAATTGAAGCCCCAGTAAACGGCGGCCGTAACTATAACGGTCCTAAGGTAGCGAAATTCCTTGTCGGGTAAGTTCCGACCCGCACGAAAGGCGTAACGATTTGGGCACTGTCTCAACGAGAGACTCGGTGAAATTTTAGTACCTGTGAAGATGCAGGTTACCCGCGACAGGACGGAAAGACCCCATGGAGCTTTACTGTAGCTTGATATTGAGTGTTTGTACCACATGTACAGGATAGGTAGGAGCCGATGAACCCGGAACGCTAGTTTCGGTGGAGGCGCTGGTGGGATACTACCCTTGTGTTATGAACCCTCTAACCCGCAGCCCTAATCGGGCTGGGAGACAGTGTCAGGTGGGCAGTTTGACTGGGGCGGTCGCCTCCTAAAAGGTAACGGAGGCGCCCAAAGGTTCCCTCAGAATGGTTGGAAATCATTCGCAGAGTGTAAAGGCAGAAGGGAGCTTGACTGCGAGACTTACAAGTCGAGCAGGGACGAAAGTCGGGCTTAGTGATCCGGTGGTTCCGCATGGAAGGGCCATCGCTCAACGGATAAAAGCTACCCTGGGGATAACAGGCTTATCTCCCCCAAGAGTCCACATCGACGGGGAGGTTTGGCACCTCGATGTCGGCTCGTCGCATCCTGGGGCTGTAGTCGGTCCCAAGGGTTGGGCTGTTCGCCCATTAAAGCGGCACGCGAGCTGGGTTCAGAACGTCGTGAGACAGTTCGGTCCCTATCCGTCGCGGGCGTTGGAAATTTGAGAGGAGCTGTCCTTAGTACGAGAGGACCGGGATGGACTTACCGCTGGTGTACCAGTTGTTCTGCCAAGGGCATTGCTGGGTAGCTATGTAGGGAAGGGATAAACGCTGAAAGCATCTAAGTGTGAAGCCCACCTCAAGATGAGATTTCCCATTTCTTTAAGAAAGTAAGACCCCTCAGAGATGATGAGGTAGATAGGTTGGAAGTGGAAGTGCAGTGATGTACGGAGCGGACCAATACTAATCGGTCGAGGACTTAACCAAAAAGAAATAAAATAAAAGATCTTGGTAAGCATTGATTACAAGCTTCAATCCAGTTTTGAGTGAATCATCACTCAATTAAATACAACAACACCCAGTGTGGTGGCGATAGCGAGAAGGATACACCTGTTCCCATGCCGAACACAGAAGTTAAGCTTCTTAGCGCCGATTGTAGTGAAGGGTTTCCCTTTGTGAGAGTAGGACGTCGCCGCGCTAAACGTGTTGTATCGGAGGTTTAGCTCAGCTGGGAGAGCACCTGCCTTACAAGCAGGGGGTCGGCGGTTCGATCCCGTCAACCTCCATTTTTTGAGCCGTTAGCTCAGTTGGTAGAGCATCTGACTTTTAATCAGAGGGTCGCAGGTTCGAGCCCTGCACGGCTCATAGAAATATTTTGCGGGTGTGGCGGAATTGGCAGACGCACTAGATTTAGGATCTAGCGCCTTACGGCGTGGGGGTTCAAGTCCCTTCACCCGCATCTTTTAAGTCTTGTTGATAAACTTGGCGAAATACGCCGGCTTAGCTCAGTTGGTAGAGCATCTGATTTGTAATCAGAGGGTCGAGGGTTCAAGTCCTTTAGCCGGCATCAAACTGCGGAAATAGCTCAGTGGTAGAGCACCACCTTGCCAAGGTGGGGGTCGCGGGTTCGAACCCCGTTTTCCGCTTAGCTTGTTCATTCGCCGGGGTGGCGGAACTGGCAGACGCACAGGACTTAAAATCCTGCGGTGAGTGATCACCGTACCGGTTCGATTCCGGTCCTCGGCATTCATCACAACCTGTGTTGAGATGATTTTTAGCACCCATAGCTCAACTGGATAGAGTGTTTGACTACGAATCAAAAGGTTAGGGGTTCGACTCCCTTTGGGTGCATAGTTAAAGGTTTGACTGCGAGTTAGAAGGTAAGTAACACAGTTCCTTTTAATCGTTTAGTCTTTTTTTATTATTATAATTGCGGGAAGTAGCTCAGCTTGGTAGAGCACTTGGTTTGGGACCAAGGGGTCGCAGGTTCGAATCCTGTCTTCCCGATAAAAAAGAACAGAGAACGGCTCTGTTCTTTTTTTGTTGCCAATTTTATTTTCAACGGCTAGATTATTTATCTTTTCTTAGTAAATTAGGCATTCTTCTTTATTAAACAGCTGAACTTAGGTATAATTAAGGTCAGTATTAGTCAAGGGAAAAGGATGAGGACTATGAGTAATCAAAATACTTCAGATTTAATTGAAGCATATTTAAAGAAAATTCTTGAAGAAAGCAGTAAAATTGAAATCCGCAGAGCAGAAATGGCTCATTTATTCAATTGTGTTCCTTCCCAGATTAATTATGTGATCAATACTCGCTTTACGATTCAACGTGGTTATTCTGTTGAAAGTAAGCGTGGAGGCGGCGGTTATATCAGAATAGCTAAAGTACAAATATCTGATGATGATCAGTTGCTAAAACAAATTGCTCAATTTACAGGGAACGAACTCTCAGATAAAGATGCGCTGATTTTTATACAAAAGTTATACGAGGAAAAAGTCATCACGAAAAGAGAAGGCAATTTAATGTTGTCTGTGCTAGGTAAACAAGTTTTATGTAAAGCAGGACCAGATGAAGATTATTTACGTGCTCAATTGATGCATTCATTTTTAGAACGTTTGAGTTACGAGGAGGAATGATAGTATGGACGAATTATTTACAGAAAGTGCCAAGGCGGTTTTAGCCATCGCACAGGAAGAAGCAAAATATTTTAGACACCAATCCGTAGGCTCTGAGCATTTGCTTTTAGCATTAGTATTGGAACCAAATGGAATCGCAGGAAAATCGCTGCGTCAGCTAAATGCAAATAAGACAGATATTCGTGAAGAGATTGAACAATTAACTGGATATGGTACAGTTAAAGCTTATCCTAAAGGAACTTACTTACCTTATTCTCCTCGTGCAAAACAGGTTTTTGCTTATGCTGGAGATGAAGCAAAACGTTTAGGAGCACCTAATATAGGGACTGAACATATTTTGTTAGGCTTATTACGCGATGAGGATATCCTTGCTTCACGTATTTTATTGAATTTAGGACTAAGTTTATCAAAAATGCGTCAGCTGCTAATGAAAAAAATTGGTATTACAGATCCTCAAATGAGTGGAAATGTTGGCCGCAGACGTAATAATCAAGCACAAAAGGCAGCACCTAAAGGAACCCCAACATTGGATTCATTAGCACGTGACCTGACCAAACTAGCACGTGAGAATGATTTGGATCCAGTTGTCGGTCGCTCTCAAGAGGTTAGACGATTAATTCAGATATTAAGCCGCCGTACTAAAAATAATCCCGTTTTAGTGGGTGAACCTGGTGTAGGTAAAACGGCAATTGCTGAAGGTTTAGCACAAAAAATCGTTAATGGTGAAGTACCAGAAGATATGCAGGAAAAACGTTTGATGATGCTTGATATGGGAGCGTTAGTTGCCGGCACAAAGTATCGTGGTGAATTTGAAGATCGCTTGAAAAAAGTGATTGATGAGATTTATCAAGACGGTGAAGTGATCCTCTTCATCGATGAGCTGCATACATTGATTGGTGCAGGTGGCGCAGAGGGTGCAATTGATGCTTCAAATATCTTAAAACCAGCGCTTGCTCGTGGAGAACTACAAACAATTGGTGCGACTACATTAGATGAGTATCAAAAATATATTGAAAAAGATTCTGCCTTGGAACGTCGTTTTGCTAGAGTTCAAGTGGATGAACCCACATCAGAAGAAGCAGAAGAGATTCTAAAAGGACTGCGTTCGCGCTATGAAGAACATCATGGTGTTGAGATTACAGACGACGCTTTACATGCTGCTGTCCAATTATCTGTCCGTTATATCAATT
This sequence is a window from Enterococcus wangshanyuanii. Protein-coding genes within it:
- a CDS encoding CtsR family transcriptional regulator, which gives rise to MSNQNTSDLIEAYLKKILEESSKIEIRRAEMAHLFNCVPSQINYVINTRFTIQRGYSVESKRGGGGYIRIAKVQISDDDQLLKQIAQFTGNELSDKDALIFIQKLYEEKVITKREGNLMLSVLGKQVLCKAGPDEDYLRAQLMHSFLERLSYEEE